The Oenanthe melanoleuca isolate GR-GAL-2019-014 chromosome 1A, OMel1.0, whole genome shotgun sequence genome contains a region encoding:
- the IL2RB gene encoding interleukin-2 receptor subunit beta: MKPSLLLLSHLCLLSLMPPSRASYSAQGTSSLTCWYDSRAALFCDWDPGRDLAEAPCQLEILSEKGFCDSLPEPYPPPEKQKKHCKLPKAEYMTGLRRCIKTFHQNVNNQCFTVSDSLSFSVHCHTGEKKTKIPVQIKDFSPFENIKLRPPGNLQLANITENTSNLTWSLNISSHYLDGVREYQVRYRHVSQSWEEAANFPIEQDQMWVNFEGLSPNSKYEAAVRARPSARSRYKGVWSDWSKPVLWRTHPDHKGTSQPVLPVLIVSTLVFVIIGTAFLINPRTLKWFKKILKIHIPDPEKFFPPLVSVHGGDIQKWLSSPFSTSSLCVNSTTPEISVLEVMQKNDQESQFLLSKGTLIPDPPTETSVHSGSSCFTNQGYFFFHLSNSFEIEPCQVYFTYEPFTQEGSGSKDGECYQALPSPDLCTLAEDMDGLPSSFFHCVEATQGFPNSSLLEETAGEALQATAAPGALQSSEGTSPTPALEQDEKVMDKAVSQPAEAVCQLDTGFPDPLELQDSNSVSVREGSGKGSGKGSPPTDPCTPAANATSPCSQPPSLRQDEDPCHTAFSSQGPNTGAYFSLRDLQSQYSSHCSV; the protein is encoded by the exons ATGAAGCCCTCATTGCTGCTTCTGTCtcacctctgcctgctcagcctCATGCCTCCCTCGCGGGCATCATACTCGGCACAAG GCACCTCCAGCCTCACTTGTTGGTACGACTCACGGGCGGCTCTCTTCTGCGACTGGGACCCGGGCAGGGACCTGGCTGAAGCACCGTGCCAGCTGGAGATTTTATCAGAGAAGGGCTTTTGTGACAG CTTACCAGAGCCATATCCCccacctgaaaaacaaaagaagcacTGCAAATTACCCAAGGCAGAGTATATGACAGGACTGAGGAGATGCATCAAAACCTTCCACCAAAATGTTAAT AATCAGTGCTTCACCGTTTCAGACAGTCTTAGCTTTTCTGTCCATTGCCacactggagagaaaaaaaccaaaatacctGTGCAAATAAAAGACTTCAGTCCATTTGAAAATA TAAAGCTGAGGCCTCCAGGAAACCTTCAGCTGGCTAACATAACTGAAAACACCTCCAACCTAACGTGGAGCCTGAACATTTCCTCTCACTATTTGGACGGGGTGCGGGAGTACCAAGTGCGGTACCGACACGTGAGTCAGTCCTGGGAG GAGGCTGCAAACTTTCCCATTGAGCAGGACCAGATGTGGGTAAATTTTGAGGGACTCTCACCCAACTCGAAATACGAGGCAGCTGTCCGTGCAAGGCCGAGTGCCAGGAGCAGATACAAAGGCGTGTGGAGCGACTGGAGCAAGCCAGTCCTGTGGAGGACACACCCTGACCACAAGG GAACATCCCAGCCAGTCCTGCCAGTCCTGATAGTGAGCACTTTGGTCTTCGTGATCATTGGGACTGCCTTCCTCATTAACCCACGGACCCTGAAATG GTTTAAGAAGATCCTGAAGATTCACATCCCAGACCCCGAGAAGTTTTTTCCCCCACTTGTTTCAGTTCACGGAGGTGACATTCAG AAATGGCTCTCCTCCCCATTCTCCACATCTTCCTTGTGTGTGAACAGCACAACCCCAGAGATCTCCGTGCTTGAGGTGATGCAGAAGAACGACCAGGAATCCCAGTTTCTGCTTTCCAAGGGAACCCTGATTCCTGATCCTCCCACAGAAACCAGTGTGCACTCTGGATCCAGCTGCTTCACCAACCAAGGCTACTTCTTCTTCCACCTTTCCAACTCCTTTGAGATCGAGCCCTGTCAGGTGTACTTCACCTACGAGCCTTTCACCCAGGagggcagtggcagcaaggaCGGCGAGTGTTACCAggctctcccctccccagaccTCTGCACACTGGCAGAGGACATGGATGGGCTGCCCAGCAGCTTCTTTCACTGTGTGGAGGCAACCCAGGGCTTCCCAAACAGCTCCCTCCTGGAAGAGACAGCAGGCGAAGCCCTGCAGGCCAcggctgctcctggggctctccAGTCGAGTGAAGGCACCTCACCAACACCAGCGCTGGAACAGGATGAGAAGGTGATGGACAAAGCAGTTTCACAGCCTGCTGAGGCCGTGTGCCAGCTGGACACTGGCTTTCCTGaccctctggagctgcaggacagcaaTTCTGTCAGTGTAAGGGAGGGGAGTGGGAAGGGGAGTGGGAAGGGGAGCCCTCCCACTGACCCCTGCACACCAGCAGCAAATGCtacctctccctgctcccagcctccaTCTCTAAGACAGGATGAGGATCCGTGCCACACAGCCTTCTCCAGCCAGGGGCCAAACACTGGTGCCTACTTTTCTCTGAGGGACCTGCAGAGCCAGTACAGCAGCCATTGCTCTGTCTAA
- the C1QTNF6 gene encoding complement C1q tumor necrosis factor-related protein 6, protein MDITYLRTSLTFLFLPLVVFGAPADEPSLTEPGPGACKRCCDPLDSSTDTPPAPPSHHHFPYPVPEVRPYINITILKGEKGDRGEPGMPGKWGKEGPRGERGAQGQKGSKGQMGTAGDPCKHQYAAFSVGRKKALHSSEGFQALLFDTVFVNLYGHFDMFNGKFYCAVGGLYYFSLNVHTWNFKETYAHVMRNEEEAVILYAQPSDRSIMQSQSLMLELQENDEVWVRLYKRERENAIYSDDVDVYITFSGYLVKPSAE, encoded by the exons ATGGACATAACCTACCTGCGCACATCCCTGaccttcctttttctccctcttgtTGTGTTTGGGGCACCTGCTGATGAGCCCAGCCTCACAGAACCAGGCCCTGGTGCTTGCAAGCGCTGTTGTGACCCACTGGACTCTTCCACAGATACCCcaccagcccctcccagccacCACCACTTTCCCTACCCAGTGCCAGAGGTCCGTCCCTATATCAACATCACCATTCTGAAGG GCGAGAAGGGAGACCGGGGCGAGCCTGGCATGCCGGGGAAGTGGGGCAAGGAGGGTCCGCGAGGCGAGCGGGGTGCCCAGGGCCAGAAAGGCAGCAAAGGACAGATGGGCACGGCGGGAGACCCCTGCAAGCACCAGTACGCCGCCTTCTCCGTGGGCCGCAAGAAAGCGCTGCACAGCAGCGAGGGCTTCCAAGCGCTGCTCTTCGACACCGTCTTCGTCAACCTCTACGGCCACTTCGACATGTTCAACGGCAAGTTCTACTGCGCCGTGGGCGGCCTCTACTACTTCAGCCTCAACGTGCACACCTGGAACTTCAAGGAGACCTACGCGCACGTCATGCGCAACGAGGAGGAGGCGGTGATCCTGTACGCGCAGCCCAGCGACCGCAGCATCATGCAGAGCCAGAGCctcatgctggagctgcaggagaacGACGAGGTCTGGGTCAGGCTCTACAAGAGGGAGCGGGAGAATGCCATTTACAGCGACGACGTCGACGTGTACATCACCTTCAGCGGGTACCTGGTCAAGCCCAGCGCTGAATGA
- the LOC130248341 gene encoding uncharacterized PE-PGRS family protein PE_PGRS20-like gives MQPGEDTCPCLCMANRAPGHGYGDVSAGELCLAGQCPAVLRSRSGCGMRGEKGRESPSRSRLAPGHAGHLRGHAAGREGQGGGGTERAGDAGDTGDAEGEGDEGDAGDAGDTGDAGDTGDAEADEGDAEDAGDAGDAGDAEDEGNEKDAEDEGDAGMRALRGASCRGGSGTGQQVRHRGEPGTRPGSCPSRWG, from the exons ATGCAGCCGGGCGAGGACACGTGCCCGTGTCTCTGCATGGCAAACAGGGCCCCGGGGCACGGCTACGGGGATGTCTCCGCCGGcgagctgtgcctggcagggcagtgccccGCCGTGCTCCGGAGCCGGAGCGGCTGCGGGATGCGGGGGGAAAAGGGACGCGAGAGCCCATCCCGGTCCCGCCTGGCTCCCGGGCACGCGGGACACCTCCGGGGACACGCAGCGGGGCGGGAAGGGCAGGGCGGGGGTGGCACCGAGAGAGCGGGGGAcgcgggggacacgggggatGCAGAGGGTGAGGGGGATGAGGGAGATGCGGGGGAcgcgggggacacgggggatgcgggggacacgggggatGCAGAGG CGGATGAGGGGGATGCAGAGGATGCGGGGGATGCGGGAGATGCGGGGGATGCTGAGGATGAGGGGAATGAGAAGGATGCGGAGGATgagggggatgcagggatgcggGCGCTGCGCGGCGCGTCCTGCAGAGGGGGATCGGGCACCGGCCAGCAGGTGCGGCACCGCGGAGAGCCGGGAACGCGCCCGGGCTCCTGCCCTTCTCGCTGGGGTTAG